The proteins below come from a single Mycolicibacterium sp. TY81 genomic window:
- a CDS encoding condensation domain-containing protein, translating into MVAIRTIHDWMGSSGVLTSWNPSSASLAKLRNAPVSSVPVSYQQSQHIRAFRSHERNGTDMARLNIAAWDMPGKCDVRAMTHVINAYVRRHDTFHSWFELTEDDVVVRRTAKSPRDIKLVATEHGEMNAQQWRDHVLATPDPLQWDCFHFGIIQRDDHFTFYFSIDHVHTDALLMGLVLVEIHLMYAALVSGAPPIPLADAGSYDDYCVKQAEFTSALTLESPEVKDWIKFAQANDGTLPCFPLPLGDPSVPCGGEMLTVRLMDKHQSERFESACLSAGARVIGGVIACAALAEHELTGEAVYNVITPTTTRRTPAEFMTTGWFTGVVPISVPVVPESFGDTARAMQKAFDAGMDLAHVPFERVLELAEGKVPGIRKADPGVPMVSYLDTNLPPLSPAIMNEWERLNGRVYSDARSAYQIGIWVNRSEKETSVTIAYPDNPIARESVDKYLHAMRAVYLRVADGGSGAGRSDALRHNGCRSELIRAVKG; encoded by the coding sequence ATGGTTGCGATTAGGACCATCCATGACTGGATGGGTTCCTCGGGTGTTCTGACTTCCTGGAACCCTTCGTCTGCGTCGCTTGCCAAGCTGCGTAACGCGCCGGTCAGCTCGGTGCCGGTCAGCTACCAGCAGAGCCAGCACATCCGCGCGTTCCGTTCGCACGAGCGCAACGGCACCGACATGGCCCGGCTCAACATCGCCGCATGGGACATGCCGGGTAAGTGCGACGTCCGGGCCATGACGCACGTCATCAACGCCTACGTGCGCCGGCACGACACGTTCCACAGCTGGTTCGAGCTGACGGAAGACGACGTCGTCGTCCGCCGGACGGCCAAGAGCCCGCGCGACATCAAGCTGGTGGCCACCGAGCACGGCGAGATGAACGCGCAGCAGTGGCGTGACCACGTGCTGGCGACGCCCGATCCGCTGCAGTGGGACTGCTTCCACTTCGGCATCATCCAGCGCGACGACCACTTCACGTTCTACTTCAGCATCGACCACGTGCACACCGATGCCCTGCTGATGGGACTGGTGCTCGTCGAGATTCACCTGATGTACGCGGCCCTGGTCAGTGGCGCCCCGCCGATCCCGCTGGCCGACGCCGGCAGCTACGACGACTACTGCGTCAAGCAGGCGGAGTTCACCTCGGCGCTGACGCTGGAGTCGCCGGAGGTCAAGGACTGGATCAAGTTCGCCCAGGCCAACGACGGCACGCTGCCGTGCTTCCCGCTGCCGCTCGGTGACCCGTCGGTGCCGTGCGGCGGCGAGATGCTGACCGTCCGGCTGATGGACAAGCACCAGTCGGAGCGTTTCGAGTCGGCCTGCCTGTCCGCGGGCGCCCGCGTGATCGGCGGCGTCATCGCGTGCGCGGCGCTTGCCGAGCACGAGTTGACGGGCGAGGCGGTCTACAACGTCATCACCCCGACCACGACGCGCCGCACCCCGGCCGAGTTCATGACGACGGGCTGGTTCACCGGCGTCGTGCCGATCAGCGTGCCCGTGGTGCCGGAGTCGTTCGGCGACACCGCGCGCGCCATGCAGAAGGCGTTCGACGCCGGCATGGACCTGGCACACGTCCCGTTCGAGCGGGTGCTGGAACTGGCCGAGGGCAAGGTGCCGGGCATCCGCAAGGCGGACCCGGGCGTGCCGATGGTGTCCTACCTCGACACCAACCTGCCGCCGCTGTCGCCCGCGATCATGAACGAGTGGGAGCGGCTCAACGGCCGCGTCTACAGCGACGCCCGCTCGGCGTACCAGATCGGCATCTGGGTCAACCGGTCCGAGAAGGAAACCTCGGTCACCATCGCCTACCCGGACAACCCCATCGCGCGTGAATCGGTGGACAAGTACCTGCACGCGATGCGCGCGGTCTACCTGCGCGTCGCCGACGGCGGTTCGGGTGCCGGACGTTCGGATGCCTTGCGCCACAACGGTTGCCGCAGCGAACTGATTCGAGCTGTGAAGGGCTGA
- a CDS encoding glycosyltransferase, whose protein sequence is MKFAIAIHGTRGDIEPSGAVARELLRRGHEVRMAVPPNLVSFVASAGLPEPASYGVDSQQQLDADIFRDHLSLKNPVSVVRELRDYMTQGWQDMSATLTEVAADADLLLAGTTYQEVAANVAEHFDIPLAALHYFPFRPNSRVLPVPLPLPLIRRGFAVGEWFHWRMLKEAEDIQRRTLGLPPATMRAVRRIEDRGALEIQAYDEVLFPGLAAEYGDAKPLVGSMSMELQTDTDTDVMAWIANGKPPIYFGFGSMPVESPADAVAMIDAVCAELGERALISSGVWDLPDTRLGDHVKLVGAVNHAAVFPLCRALVHHGGAGTTAAGLRAGIPTVVLWVSADQPVWAGQVKKLGLGASRRFSKTTPGSLKSALRTALQPECADRVRAAAARMTKPADSVARTADLLEKAAQAR, encoded by the coding sequence GTGAAGTTTGCTATCGCCATCCATGGCACGCGTGGAGACATCGAGCCCAGCGGTGCCGTGGCCAGAGAATTGCTGCGTCGCGGCCACGAAGTCCGTATGGCAGTGCCGCCGAACCTGGTTTCATTCGTCGCTTCGGCGGGGCTTCCCGAGCCCGCCAGCTACGGCGTGGATTCTCAGCAGCAACTGGATGCGGACATCTTTCGCGACCATCTGAGCCTCAAGAACCCCGTGAGCGTCGTCCGCGAACTCCGGGACTACATGACGCAGGGCTGGCAGGACATGAGCGCCACCCTCACGGAGGTCGCCGCGGACGCGGATCTGCTGCTCGCGGGGACCACCTACCAGGAGGTGGCTGCCAACGTCGCCGAGCATTTCGACATCCCGTTGGCGGCGCTGCACTACTTCCCGTTCCGCCCCAACAGCCGGGTGCTGCCGGTACCGCTGCCGCTGCCCTTGATCCGCCGCGGCTTCGCGGTCGGTGAATGGTTCCACTGGCGCATGCTCAAGGAAGCCGAGGACATCCAGCGGCGCACCCTTGGGCTGCCGCCGGCCACCATGCGGGCCGTCCGCCGCATCGAGGACCGTGGGGCGCTCGAAATCCAGGCCTACGACGAGGTGCTGTTCCCCGGGCTGGCGGCCGAATACGGCGACGCCAAGCCCCTGGTCGGGTCCATGTCGATGGAACTGCAGACCGATACCGACACCGACGTGATGGCGTGGATCGCAAATGGCAAGCCGCCCATCTATTTCGGCTTCGGCAGCATGCCGGTGGAGTCGCCCGCCGACGCTGTCGCGATGATCGACGCGGTGTGCGCCGAACTCGGCGAGCGGGCGCTGATCAGCTCGGGCGTCTGGGATCTGCCGGACACCCGGCTGGGCGATCACGTGAAGCTGGTCGGCGCGGTCAACCATGCCGCGGTGTTCCCGCTGTGCCGGGCCCTGGTCCACCACGGCGGCGCCGGCACCACCGCGGCCGGGCTGCGCGCCGGGATACCGACGGTGGTGCTGTGGGTCAGCGCCGATCAGCCGGTCTGGGCCGGCCAGGTCAAGAAGCTGGGGCTCGGCGCGTCGCGCCGCTTCTCCAAGACCACCCCCGGGTCGCTGAAGTCCGCCCTGCGCACCGCGCTGCAGCCGGAGTGCGCGGATCGGGTCCGCGCCGCTGCCGCGCGCATGACGAAACCCGCGGACAGCGTCGCACGCACCGCGGATCTGTTGGAGAAGGCCGCCCAGGCCCGTTGA
- a CDS encoding AMP-binding protein: MSVIESSLPAVLRERASLQPNDLAFTFMDYDTDPDGVAKTLTWAQLYQQSVAVAHELRQHGEIGDRVVIVAPQCLEYVVGFLGALEAGMIAVPLTQPIMGHHDERVISVMKDAQPVVALTTAASKDAVAQYATPNDDGRSPVVLAVDELDLETRRKPFSRREVRPETAYLQYTSGSTRTAAGVMVSHRNVSANYEQMIAVFFSEWGKVAPPGSTVVTWLPLYHDMGLLLGVCTPILGGWHTVMTSPISFLVKPARWMQLMGSHKNVITAAPNFAFDLAAARTTDEDMAGKDLSTVLTVFSGAERVQPTTVKRYIQRFAKFGLPGKAVRPSYGLAEATLYVASRESGEPPTVVEFDTEKLADGIVERVESGSPLVSYGFSPSPLVRIVDPETRREAPEGTVGEIWTHGENVCAGYWNKPEETEKTFRGVLEDAPEGTPSEYWLRTGDLGFISEGSLFIIGRIKDLLIIRGRNLYPDDIEATVSAVSGGRTAAVGFEEDGVEQFAVVIEMKKRGETEDEVRENLAQVKHDITSAISQVHGVNAADLVLVGRGSIPITTSGKIRRQACTELYRKGALARLDA, from the coding sequence GTGTCCGTGATCGAGTCGTCTCTGCCGGCCGTCCTGCGCGAGCGCGCCAGCCTGCAACCCAACGACCTGGCTTTCACGTTCATGGACTACGACACCGACCCCGACGGTGTGGCGAAGACGCTCACCTGGGCTCAGCTGTACCAGCAGAGCGTCGCGGTGGCCCACGAACTGCGCCAGCACGGTGAGATCGGCGACCGTGTGGTCATCGTCGCCCCCCAGTGCCTCGAATACGTCGTCGGATTCCTCGGCGCCCTCGAGGCCGGCATGATCGCCGTCCCGCTGACCCAGCCGATCATGGGTCACCACGACGAGCGCGTCATCTCGGTCATGAAGGACGCACAACCGGTCGTCGCCCTGACCACCGCGGCCAGCAAGGACGCCGTCGCGCAGTACGCGACGCCCAACGACGACGGCCGCAGCCCCGTCGTCCTGGCCGTCGACGAACTGGACCTGGAGACCCGTCGTAAGCCGTTCTCCCGCCGCGAAGTTCGGCCCGAGACCGCGTACCTCCAGTACACCTCCGGCTCGACCCGCACGGCCGCCGGCGTGATGGTGTCGCACCGCAACGTCTCGGCCAACTACGAGCAGATGATCGCGGTCTTCTTCTCCGAGTGGGGCAAGGTCGCTCCTCCGGGAAGCACCGTCGTGACGTGGCTGCCGCTGTACCACGACATGGGCCTGCTGCTCGGCGTGTGCACGCCGATCCTCGGCGGCTGGCACACCGTGATGACCAGCCCCATCTCGTTCCTGGTCAAGCCCGCCCGCTGGATGCAGCTGATGGGCAGCCACAAGAACGTCATCACCGCCGCGCCGAACTTCGCATTCGACCTGGCCGCCGCGCGGACCACCGACGAGGACATGGCCGGCAAGGACCTGAGCACCGTGCTGACGGTCTTCAGCGGCGCCGAGCGCGTGCAGCCGACCACCGTCAAGCGCTACATCCAGCGCTTCGCCAAGTTCGGCCTCCCGGGCAAGGCCGTCCGGCCGAGCTACGGCCTGGCCGAGGCCACCCTCTACGTGGCATCGCGGGAATCTGGCGAGCCGCCGACCGTCGTGGAATTCGACACCGAGAAGCTGGCCGACGGCATCGTCGAGCGCGTCGAGTCGGGCAGCCCGCTGGTGAGCTACGGCTTCTCGCCGTCGCCCCTGGTTCGCATCGTCGACCCGGAGACCCGCCGCGAAGCCCCCGAGGGCACCGTCGGCGAAATCTGGACGCACGGCGAGAACGTGTGTGCCGGGTACTGGAACAAGCCCGAAGAGACCGAGAAGACCTTCCGCGGCGTGCTCGAGGACGCCCCCGAGGGCACCCCGTCGGAGTACTGGCTGCGCACCGGCGACCTCGGCTTCATCTCCGAAGGCTCGCTGTTCATCATCGGCCGGATCAAGGACCTGCTGATCATCCGTGGTCGCAACCTGTACCCCGACGACATCGAGGCCACCGTCAGCGCCGTCTCGGGCGGCCGCACCGCCGCCGTCGGTTTCGAGGAGGACGGTGTCGAGCAGTTCGCCGTCGTCATCGAGATGAAGAAGCGCGGCGAGACCGAGGACGAGGTCCGCGAGAACCTGGCTCAGGTCAAGCACGACATCACCTCTGCCATCTCGCAGGTACACGGCGTGAACGCCGCCGACCTCGTGCTGGTGGGCCGGGGTTCGATCCCGATCACCACGAGCGGCAAGATCCGCCGCCAGGCCTGCACCGAGCTGTACCGCAAGGGTGCCCTGGCGCGCCTGGACGCCTGA
- a CDS encoding FkbM family methyltransferase, translating to MELRKFADALRPLPGWIGGGILDWYQLGLRKPRDATTYYGATIHCDPVDSIQRSIIYYGVWEPAISRIIESSLTPGDLFVDIGANIGYDSLLAATRADVVAIEAAPHIYRKMLRNLESNPDLADHIRPVNVAVSDHPGELDLYDFGPRNIGATTTLPSRKGKKCATVAAAPLLDILAPEELARVRLIKMDVEGAETTILSDIFDHIDAFPDNMSIIFEANPEDDRAAFDVLFKRIQQNFAAYEVENGYSNAWYLKWKAGPLNELHTAPTRRTDILLTRA from the coding sequence ATGGAGCTCCGGAAATTCGCTGACGCATTGCGGCCCCTCCCGGGATGGATCGGGGGTGGCATTCTCGACTGGTACCAGCTCGGGCTCAGAAAACCACGCGACGCGACCACCTATTACGGGGCGACCATTCATTGCGACCCCGTCGATTCAATTCAGCGGAGCATCATCTACTACGGCGTGTGGGAACCCGCCATTTCACGCATCATCGAAAGCAGTCTCACGCCGGGAGATCTGTTCGTCGACATCGGCGCGAACATCGGCTACGACTCCCTGCTCGCGGCGACGCGGGCCGACGTCGTCGCCATCGAGGCGGCACCCCACATCTACCGAAAGATGTTGCGCAATCTGGAAAGCAACCCCGATCTCGCCGACCACATCCGGCCCGTGAATGTTGCGGTTTCCGACCATCCGGGCGAACTGGACCTGTACGACTTCGGACCCCGCAACATCGGGGCCACCACGACGTTGCCGTCCCGGAAGGGAAAGAAATGCGCGACGGTCGCCGCGGCGCCGTTGCTGGATATTCTCGCGCCGGAGGAATTGGCACGTGTGCGCCTGATCAAGATGGATGTCGAAGGTGCTGAAACAACAATACTCAGCGATATTTTCGATCACATCGACGCGTTTCCCGACAATATGAGCATCATCTTCGAAGCCAATCCCGAAGACGACCGGGCCGCTTTCGATGTGCTGTTCAAACGCATTCAGCAAAACTTCGCCGCCTACGAAGTGGAGAACGGCTACAGCAATGCCTGGTATCTCAAATGGAAAGCCGGTCCGCTCAATGAATTGCACACCGCACCGACGCGGCGCACCGATATTCTCTTGACCCGCGCATAG
- a CDS encoding RND family transporter — protein MLKRARPSGALAHAGFAALGKFVVRRPVVVLASWVGIAIVLFLALPTLVDVASRRPPPFLPPDSSTLIASNAMKNAFREADAGNIAVVLLTNDKGFSKEDEEVYRRLVDKLNADKTNVRSTQDFIHIPELRQVMASKDGKAVQLPVSLVGSMGTGPGQLAFRNAKKTIEEVVKGSDLTLNIVGASATFQDINDIGARDQHMIETATGILVFSILIIVYRSVVAMLLPLVTIGVSLIVAQQLVAGLGLLGLAVGPQTLVLMTGMMMGAGTDYAIFLFSRYQEFIRQGVATDAALVSALTSIGEVIAGSAGTVAITFLALSFATLGVFATIGPALAVTVLVGFLASVTMLPALIVLVGRRGWIKPRKDMTGKFWRRSGVNIVRRPVTHLAGSLAVLLALAGCATMVRYNYDNRKDLDPDAASNVAYEALNKHFPISTTMQQFILIQSPRDLRAPKSLADMEQMAQRVAQLPHIDAVRGITRPTGDVLEQAKATYQAGEVGSKLKDASNLINGNDALLQKLVDGEYQLADALNQIRTQVLGGIGPVRQMLTQMSALQKQYGGSKTLDDLDKSAKMVSQMTSLGDAVGGQLVRVGDVYKWSGKALEALNATPFCNYYPACNDLKIGLQNVNEGNDPETVQKVINLGHMLQQYKSDPGMDDKVRGMGTNIESITSLLKQLRLYDTADLERRLQQAVDGVNLLADSSKQLADGVKLLVDQVRGMGGGLNQASSFLLGMRRDANTPQMAGFYVPPEILSRNEFEKAATLFVSPDGHTVRYLVQTALNPFGTEAMDQTNAIVKAAQTALPNTTLSDAKVSMVGLSAVNRDIRDYYNSDIQYIVIVTLIVVFLILVQLLRSVVAPLYLVLSVVLSYGSALGIGVVFFQFILGYDISWSVPGIAFLVLVAVGADYNLLLISRIRDEAKWGVRSAIVKTVAATGGVITSAGLIFAASMLAMTVSSILGAVQLGFIIGVGLLLDTFIVRTVTVPATAALLGDANWWPSKSPRRKREEAEEAEAAAATERLLAERKARRESDEVEPCPECGYAATCDACQMTTAFEAAGAVQHRGFFG, from the coding sequence ATGCTGAAACGTGCCAGGCCAAGCGGTGCTTTGGCACATGCGGGTTTCGCCGCACTCGGCAAGTTCGTGGTGCGGCGTCCCGTCGTGGTCTTGGCGTCCTGGGTCGGCATCGCGATCGTCCTTTTTCTCGCACTTCCGACGTTGGTCGACGTCGCCAGCCGCCGCCCGCCGCCGTTCCTCCCGCCGGATTCGTCGACGCTGATCGCCAGCAACGCGATGAAGAACGCGTTCCGCGAGGCCGACGCCGGCAACATCGCGGTCGTCCTGCTGACCAACGACAAGGGCTTCAGCAAGGAAGACGAAGAGGTCTACCGGCGCCTCGTCGACAAGCTCAACGCCGACAAGACCAACGTCAGGTCGACGCAGGACTTCATCCACATTCCCGAGCTGCGCCAGGTGATGGCGAGCAAAGACGGGAAAGCGGTGCAGCTGCCCGTCAGCCTCGTCGGAAGCATGGGCACCGGCCCGGGCCAGCTGGCGTTCCGCAATGCCAAGAAGACCATCGAAGAGGTGGTCAAGGGCAGCGACCTGACGCTGAACATCGTGGGCGCATCGGCCACGTTCCAGGACATCAACGACATCGGTGCCCGCGATCAGCACATGATCGAGACGGCCACCGGCATCCTCGTCTTCTCGATCCTGATCATCGTGTACCGCAGTGTGGTCGCGATGTTGCTGCCGCTGGTCACCATCGGCGTCTCGCTGATCGTCGCGCAACAATTGGTGGCGGGGCTGGGCCTATTGGGTCTCGCGGTGGGGCCCCAGACCCTGGTGCTGATGACCGGCATGATGATGGGCGCCGGGACCGACTACGCCATATTCCTGTTCAGCCGATATCAGGAGTTCATCAGACAGGGCGTCGCCACCGATGCCGCGCTCGTCTCCGCGCTCACCTCGATCGGTGAAGTCATCGCCGGCTCGGCCGGCACCGTCGCCATCACGTTCCTGGCGCTCTCGTTCGCCACCCTCGGGGTCTTCGCCACCATCGGACCGGCGCTGGCCGTGACCGTGCTGGTCGGCTTCCTCGCGTCCGTGACCATGCTGCCGGCGCTGATCGTCCTGGTCGGGCGGCGCGGCTGGATCAAGCCGCGCAAGGACATGACGGGCAAGTTCTGGAGGCGCTCGGGCGTCAACATCGTGCGCCGTCCGGTCACCCACCTGGCCGGCAGCCTCGCGGTGCTGCTGGCGCTCGCCGGGTGCGCCACGATGGTCCGCTACAACTACGACAACCGCAAAGACCTCGACCCCGACGCGGCGAGCAACGTCGCCTACGAGGCGCTGAACAAGCACTTCCCGATCAGCACGACGATGCAGCAGTTCATCCTGATCCAGTCGCCACGCGACCTGCGGGCGCCGAAGTCGCTCGCCGACATGGAACAGATGGCGCAGCGCGTCGCGCAGCTGCCGCACATCGACGCCGTTCGCGGCATCACCCGTCCCACCGGCGACGTGCTGGAGCAGGCCAAGGCGACCTACCAGGCCGGTGAGGTCGGCAGCAAGCTCAAGGACGCCTCGAACCTCATCAACGGCAACGACGCGCTGCTGCAGAAGCTGGTCGACGGCGAGTACCAGCTCGCCGACGCGCTGAATCAGATCCGCACGCAGGTGCTCGGTGGGATCGGCCCGGTGCGGCAGATGCTGACCCAGATGTCGGCGCTGCAGAAGCAGTACGGCGGGTCGAAGACGCTGGACGATCTCGACAAGTCGGCCAAGATGGTGTCCCAGATGACGTCGTTGGGCGACGCCGTGGGTGGGCAGCTGGTCCGCGTCGGGGATGTCTACAAGTGGTCCGGAAAGGCCCTCGAGGCGCTCAACGCGACGCCGTTCTGCAACTACTACCCGGCGTGCAACGACCTGAAGATCGGTCTGCAGAACGTCAACGAGGGCAACGACCCCGAGACGGTGCAGAAGGTCATCAACCTCGGCCACATGCTGCAGCAGTACAAGAGCGACCCCGGCATGGACGACAAGGTCCGCGGGATGGGCACCAACATCGAGAGCATCACCAGCCTGCTCAAGCAGCTGCGCCTGTACGACACCGCGGACCTGGAGCGGCGCCTGCAGCAGGCGGTCGACGGCGTCAACCTGCTGGCCGACTCGAGCAAGCAGCTCGCCGACGGTGTGAAGCTGCTGGTCGACCAGGTGCGCGGCATGGGCGGTGGCCTGAACCAGGCCTCGTCGTTCCTGCTCGGTATGCGTCGCGACGCCAACACCCCGCAGATGGCCGGTTTCTACGTGCCACCGGAGATCCTGAGCCGCAACGAGTTCGAGAAGGCCGCGACGCTGTTCGTGTCCCCGGACGGCCACACGGTGCGCTACCTGGTGCAGACGGCGCTGAACCCGTTCGGCACGGAAGCCATGGACCAGACCAACGCGATCGTGAAGGCGGCCCAGACGGCACTGCCCAACACGACGCTGTCCGACGCCAAGGTGTCGATGGTCGGTCTGTCCGCGGTGAACCGCGACATCCGCGACTACTACAACAGCGACATCCAGTACATCGTCATCGTGACGCTGATCGTGGTGTTCCTGATCCTGGTGCAGCTGCTGCGGTCCGTCGTGGCACCGCTCTACCTGGTGCTGTCGGTGGTGCTGTCGTACGGTTCGGCGCTGGGCATCGGCGTGGTGTTCTTCCAGTTCATATTGGGCTACGACATCTCGTGGAGTGTGCCGGGTATCGCCTTCCTGGTGCTGGTGGCGGTCGGCGCCGACTACAACCTGCTGCTGATATCCCGAATACGTGACGAAGCGAAATGGGGCGTGCGCTCGGCGATCGTGAAAACGGTCGCCGCGACCGGCGGCGTCATCACCTCTGCCGGCCTGATCTTCGCGGCGTCGATGCTCGCGATGACGGTCAGTAGCATCCTGGGCGCCGTCCAGTTGGGCTTCATCATCGGTGTGGGCCTGCTTCTGGACACGTTCATCGTCCGTACGGTGACCGTGCCGGCGACCGCGGCACTGCTCGGTGACGCCAACTGGTGGCCGTCCAAGTCGCCGCGGCGCAAGCGGGAAGAGGCCGAGGAAGCGGAGGCCGCGGCTGCCACCGAACGGCTGCTGGCCGAGCGCAAGGCCCGCCGGGAGTCCGACGAGGTCGAACCGTGCCCGGAGTGCGGTTACGCGGCCACCTGTGACGCCTGCCAGATGACGACGGCCTTCGAGGCCGCCGGAGCGGTACAGCACCGCGGCTTCTTCGGCTGA